From a region of the Mercurialis annua linkage group LG1-X, ddMerAnnu1.2, whole genome shotgun sequence genome:
- the LOC126665287 gene encoding germin-like protein subfamily 1 member 20, whose amino-acid sequence MKIDNFVAIFAFLAFGFSLVTATDPPPLDDFCVAPSGTKFAVIENGKFCKDPKLVTAEDFFYSGLNIPRNTKNKLGSNFTVVTAKEIKGLNSLGISIGRDDYAPNGVAPPSYHPRASEIITVLEGTLYLGFITSNPDHRLFAKILHPGDIFVVPIGLIHFLWNIGKTHAVAILAYNSQNPGTITVPNTIFGSIPPIDLQVLSKSFQLEKKIVAYLQEQEWVD is encoded by the exons atgaaaattgacaattttgtaGCAATTTTTGCTTTCTTGGCTTTTGGTTTCTCATTAGTCACTGCCACTGATCCTCCGCCTCTTGACGACTTTTGTGTTGCACCAAGTGGCACCAAGTTTGCGG ttattgaaaatggaaaattttGCAAGGACCCAAAGTTAGTGACTGCAGAAGATTTCTTCTATTCAGGACTGAATATACCAagaaacacaaaaaataaaCTTGGATCAAATTTTACCGTTGTAACAGCTAAAGAAATAAAAGGATTAAATAGCCTCGGAATATCCATAGGACGTGATGATTATGCACCAAATGGTGTAGCTCCCCCTAGTTATCATCCTCGAGCATCAGAGATTATAACAGTCTTAGAGGGTACGCTCTATCTCGGGTTTATCACATCAAATCCCGATCACCGTCTCTTTGCAAAAATTCTACATCCCGGAGATATTTTTGTAGTCCCGATCggtttaattcattttttatggAATATTGGTAAAACTCATGCAGTTGCAATTCTAGCATACAATAGCCAAAATCCGGGAACCATAACGGTACCCAATACAATCTTCGGATCAATACCGCCTATCGACCTTCAAGTTCTTAGCAAGTCATTCCAGCTCGAGAAGAAAATTGTGGCTTATCTTCAAGAACAAGAATGGGTTGATTaa